The Thermosynechococcus sp. CL-1 genomic interval GTGGTTGCGATGCTGCCGACCAAAGTAGCCCTCCCTGTTGTTGGACGTGGCCAATGCCGACAAAGAGCAACAAACTGGTGAACGTGACTAGGAGAATCCCCAGATTCACTTGCACCGATCGCCGGATGCCCAAAAGCACCACACAGGTCAAGACCGCCAGTAGCCCCAGAGCAGCCATGATTTGCCAGCGCCCGCTATTGTCCTCTAGGCCGAGCCATTGGAAGAGATAGGCCATAGAGCCAAGGGCAGCAGTGGCTGCAGAAGCCGATTTGGCCAGTAAAAACATCCACCCCGCTGTAAAGCCGAAAGGGGGAGAAAGATAGCGATACCCATACTCGTAGGTGCCCCCACTCACAGGATGGGAGGCAGCCAATTGGGCACTACTGAGGCCATTACACAGCGCGATCGCGGCTGCTAGGATCAGGGCTATCAACACCCAAGGGCCAGCGAGGTCGGTGGCAATGCCTAAACTGACAAACAGACCCGTACCGATCATGGAACCTAGACCTGTTAAAGTGGCGCCCCACAGCCCCAATTCGCGTTTGAGCATTTTAGTCGAGTCGGTCTAGGAACGAACGCCTTCTAGCCTAGAGGATAGGGACGGCGATCGCTATAATTGGAGCAATTCTTAGCACGCGCGCAGGTATCAGGATCATGGCCAGTCCAGAACCCCCTAGCAACCAACCCGACGATCTCCTAGAAAACATCATTACTGATTTGGGTGAGTTGGACGAGCCTCCCGCACAGGATATTGATCTCAACTCCCTGACGGCTGAATTGGAGTCACTCACCCTTACCGCAGAACAGCGGGCGATCGCCCAAAACCAAGCCCTACAGGAGCAAATTAGCCAGCTCACCGCAGAACTGCACAACGTTCAACAGCAGCGAGATCAACTGAGCCAAGACCTTGCTCGCCTCCAGGAAGAAAATGCCACCTTGAGCGGCCTGCGGCAAAATCTTGAACAGGAACTGGCCCAGGCTCTCATTCAGCAAGATGAACTTCAGCAGCAACTGGTGACACTGCAACTGCAAGCCTCCCAGATTCAGGAACTGCAAAGTCAAGTGGCAACCCTGCAATCCCAAGTCTCACAAATTCAAGAACTTCAAGATCAACTTGCCTCACTGCAAACAGAAAAAACAGCTCTCGAACAACAACTTCAGGCGGTATTGGCTGCTTCACCACCCGCTCCTTTGGAGGATACCGCCCTTCTCGGTAATCCCCCAGACGCCGGCCTTGCCCAACAACTGGCGGAGATAACGCGGCAACTCACCCAAGTGGAAAGGGAGCGCGATCGCCTGCAAGAGGAACTTGCCCAAGCGCAAAATGAACTGCTCGGTCTGCAGCACGATTTAGAGGTGCTGCGCAACCAATCCGCAACCGTTGTCCCCACTGAACTCACCCTTGCTGCCCAAGAAAATCGCCAACTAAAGCGACAACAACGGCGGCGTGACACCGTGCTTTGGATCAGTGGCATTGCGGCAACGGTGGTTTCTGCTTTGAGCGTCAGCTTAAATCTGCCGCAGCCCATTGGCCGCATCATTCCCCCTGTCGCCGCTTTGGCAGTTCCTGTGATCACAACGCTGGTTGGTAGGGGTGGGTCAAGTGAAAAGACTGCTTAGGCGATCCCCCTCTGGGCTAAAATCTTAGGGCAGGGACGCTTTGCTTAGGAGTCTAGATTACCGTGCCCAATCTCAAAGCTATTCGCGATCGCATCAAAACAATCAAAGATACCCGCAAGATCACTGAAGCTATGCGCCTCGTGGCGGCAGCAAAAGTTCGCCGTGCCCAAGAGCAGGTCATGGCGAGCCGTCCCTTTGCCGATCGCTTAGCCCAGGTGCTCTATGGCTTGCAAACCCGACTGCGCTTTGAGGATGCCAATTTACCGCTATTGGCCAAGCGTCCTGTGAAGACGGTGGCGCTGCTGGTGGTGACGGGCGATCGCGGTCTGTGCGGCGGTTACAATACCAACGTCATTCGCCGTGCCAAGGAGCGTACCCAAGAACTGGAAGCTGAGGGCGTCAAGTATATTCTTGTCATTGTCGGTCGCAAGGCAGCCCAATACTTCCAGCGCCGTAATTATCCCATTGATGCGGTCTATTCTGGCCTAGAGCAAATCCCCTCCGCCAGTGAAGCGGGTCAAATTGCCAGTGAACTGCTTTCCCTCTTTCTTTCGGAAACGGTGGATCGGGTGGAACTCATCTACACCAAGTTTGTCTCCCTCATTAGTTCAAAGCCCGTTGTCCAAACCCTGCTCCCCCTCGATCCCCAAGGGCTAGAGGCGCCCGATGATGAGATTTTTCGGCTGACGACGCGGGGTTCGCATCTGGAAGTTAACCGCGAGAAAGTCACCTCAACCTTGCCCGCTTTGCCCTCCGATATGATTTTTGAGCAGGATCCGGTGCAAATTCTCGATGCCCTGCTGCCCCTGTACTTGAATAACCAGTTGCTACGGGCACTGCAAGAGGCCGCCGCCTCGGAATTGGCAGCGCGGATGACAGCAATGAATAACGCGAGCGATAATGCTCAAGCGCTGATTGGGACCCTCACCCTCTCCTACAACAAAGCGCGTCAAGCCGCCATTACCCAAGAGATTCTCGAAGTGGTGGCGGGTGCTGAGGCTCTGCGCTAGGAGTTGACCTCTGAAGCTGCTTTTTGTTTCCACTTCGGTTGGCCCTCTAGGCACAGGAAAAGGGGGCGGTGTTGAATTGACGATCCTCAATATGGCTCAGGCCTTGGGCGATCGCCAGCATACCATTCACATCCTGGCCCCCGAGGGTTCCCACTTGCCGGTGGCGGCGACCATTGAACCAGTAGCGGGTGCCCTTCAAGTGCCAGCGCAGCATCAAAGCCGCGAGCAACCCATTACCCTGCCGGCCAATAGTGTGTTAGCCAATATGTGGGCACGGGTGCGACAGCTCCAGTACCAATTTGATGTCATTGTCAATTTTTCCTACGATTGGTTGCCCTTTTACCTCACTCCCTTTTTGAGTCGGCCGGTGGGGCATTTGGTGAGCATGGCCTCGGTTTCAGACGTGATGGATCAGGCGATCGCCCGTGTCATTGATGACTATCCGGGAACCATTAGTGTCTATACCCG includes:
- a CDS encoding F0F1 ATP synthase subunit gamma, producing the protein MPNLKAIRDRIKTIKDTRKITEAMRLVAAAKVRRAQEQVMASRPFADRLAQVLYGLQTRLRFEDANLPLLAKRPVKTVALLVVTGDRGLCGGYNTNVIRRAKERTQELEAEGVKYILVIVGRKAAQYFQRRNYPIDAVYSGLEQIPSASEAGQIASELLSLFLSETVDRVELIYTKFVSLISSKPVVQTLLPLDPQGLEAPDDEIFRLTTRGSHLEVNREKVTSTLPALPSDMIFEQDPVQILDALLPLYLNNQLLRALQEAAASELAARMTAMNNASDNAQALIGTLTLSYNKARQAAITQEILEVVAGAEALR